From Sphingobium sp. RAC03, a single genomic window includes:
- the pgsA gene encoding CDP-diacylglycerol--glycerol-3-phosphate 3-phosphatidyltransferase, with the protein MLTLPNLLTLSRIVTVPLLVALLWPTEMGARWTTGYALAFGLYCLMGVTDYFDGYLARAQGTVSKLGVFLDPIADKIMVGAVILMLAATRDITGPHIIAAMVILLREIAVSGLREFLAGLQVSMPVSRLAKWKTTCQIVALGALILAGAVPHLLFVQTVGIVTLWAAAILTLITGWDYLRVGIRHMD; encoded by the coding sequence ATGCTGACGCTGCCTAATCTGCTCACGCTTTCGCGTATCGTCACGGTGCCGTTGCTCGTCGCGCTGCTTTGGCCTACGGAGATGGGCGCGCGCTGGACCACCGGCTATGCGCTGGCTTTTGGTCTGTATTGCCTGATGGGCGTGACCGATTATTTCGACGGCTATCTGGCGCGGGCGCAGGGGACGGTGTCGAAACTCGGCGTCTTCCTCGATCCCATTGCCGACAAGATCATGGTCGGCGCGGTCATTTTGATGCTGGCGGCGACGCGGGATATTACCGGGCCGCATATCATTGCGGCCATGGTCATCCTGTTGCGCGAGATTGCGGTGTCGGGCCTGCGCGAATTTCTGGCCGGGTTGCAGGTGTCGATGCCGGTGTCGCGATTGGCGAAGTGGAAGACGACGTGCCAGATCGTGGCATTGGGCGCTTTGATCCTGGCGGGCGCGGTGCCGCATTTGCTGTTCGTGCAGACCGTGGGCATCGTGACCCTGTGGGCCGCCGCCATCCTGACGCTGATCACGGGCTGGGATTATCTGCGCGTCGGCATTCGGCATATGGACTGA
- the moaD gene encoding molybdopterin converting factor subunit 1 translates to MLSIVYFAWVREAIGRDEEQVERPDPGMTVADLVAMLAARGGGYAEALGDPTRLRAAVDQRFVAMDSLIGDAKEVALFPPVTGG, encoded by the coding sequence ATGCTGTCGATCGTCTATTTTGCCTGGGTGCGCGAAGCCATCGGTCGTGATGAGGAGCAGGTCGAGCGGCCTGATCCAGGCATGACTGTTGCAGATCTGGTCGCCATGCTGGCGGCGCGGGGGGGCGGCTATGCCGAGGCGCTGGGCGATCCTACCCGGTTGCGCGCGGCGGTCGATCAGCGATTCGTGGCGATGGACAGCCTGATCGGTGACGCGAAGGAAGTGGCGCTGTTTCCGCCCGTGACCGGCGGATGA
- a CDS encoding molybdenum cofactor biosynthesis protein MoaE, with the protein MKRVAIQAEDFDVGGELAALEALGGGGVASFTGVVRGGDGLVALELEQYPAMTQAQVGRIVDEAMGRWPLLGVSVIHRFGRLEPGARIVFVGTAARHRTAALESCAFLIDWMKSDAPFWKKEHFAGGATQWVAARDEDAVKAQGWDS; encoded by the coding sequence ATGAAGCGGGTCGCGATCCAGGCGGAGGATTTCGATGTCGGCGGCGAACTGGCGGCGCTCGAAGCGCTGGGCGGCGGCGGGGTGGCGAGCTTTACCGGTGTGGTGCGCGGCGGCGACGGGCTGGTGGCGCTGGAATTGGAACAATATCCGGCGATGACGCAGGCGCAGGTCGGGCGGATCGTCGATGAGGCGATGGGGCGCTGGCCCTTGCTGGGCGTGAGCGTCATCCATCGCTTCGGGCGGCTGGAGCCGGGCGCGCGGATCGTGTTCGTGGGCACGGCGGCGCGCCATCGCACGGCGGCGCTCGAAAGCTGCGCCTTCCTGATCGACTGGATGAAGTCGGATGCGCCCTTCTGGAAGAAGGAGCATTTTGCGGGTGGCGCGACTCAGTGGGTGGCGGCGCGCGACGAGGATGCAGTGAAAGCGCAGGGCTGGGACAGCTAG
- a CDS encoding hydrogen peroxide-inducible genes activator, whose product MSSYLPTLKQLQYLVALKEQGHFGKAAESCYVTQSTLSAGIRELESLVGVTLVERTRRVVRFTALGDRIVAKAHRVLLEAEELAAIAEASGKPLTGELRMSVIPTIAPFLLPRMLPRLRADRPELKLYLREETTQAGVESLRHGNVDCVLMALPFPIGELDSEILFQDRLFVAFPHDEPVDLPEWIGPNMIDESKLLLLEDGHCLKDHALAACNRPELRASATMMGTSLHTLIQMVDNGLGVTMIPEMAIAAGILEHTRIAARPLKSERAWRDIALVWRKNSPREKEFHLLSEILRDAAALNCRLPEAA is encoded by the coding sequence ATGTCCAGTTACCTGCCCACCCTCAAACAGCTGCAATATCTTGTCGCGCTCAAGGAACAGGGGCATTTCGGCAAGGCCGCCGAAAGCTGCTACGTCACCCAGTCCACCCTGTCGGCGGGTATCCGCGAACTGGAATCACTGGTCGGCGTCACATTGGTCGAACGCACCCGCCGCGTCGTCCGTTTCACGGCGCTCGGCGACCGCATCGTCGCCAAAGCCCATCGCGTGTTGCTCGAGGCCGAGGAACTGGCCGCCATCGCCGAAGCATCCGGCAAGCCACTGACCGGCGAATTGCGCATGAGCGTCATCCCGACCATCGCCCCCTTCCTGCTGCCGCGCATGCTCCCCCGCCTGCGCGCCGACCGGCCCGAACTCAAACTCTATCTGCGCGAAGAAACCACCCAGGCAGGCGTCGAATCGCTGCGCCATGGCAATGTCGATTGCGTGCTGATGGCCTTGCCCTTTCCAATCGGCGAACTGGACAGCGAAATCCTGTTTCAGGACCGGCTGTTCGTCGCCTTCCCGCATGACGAGCCGGTCGACCTGCCCGAATGGATCGGCCCGAACATGATCGATGAAAGCAAATTATTGCTGCTGGAGGATGGCCATTGCCTCAAGGATCATGCGCTCGCCGCCTGCAACCGCCCCGAACTGCGCGCCAGTGCGACGATGATGGGCACCTCGCTCCATACGCTCATTCAGATGGTCGATAATGGGCTGGGCGTCACCATGATCCCCGAAATGGCGATCGCGGCGGGCATATTGGAACATACGCGCATTGCCGCCCGCCCGCTCAAATCCGAACGCGCCTGGCGCGACATCGCCTTGGTCTGGCGCAAGAACAGCCCGCGCGAGAAGGAATTTCACCTGCTCTCCGAAATCCTGCGCGATGCCGCTGCGCTTAACTGCCGCCTGCCCGAAGCCGCCTAG
- a CDS encoding sulfite exporter TauE/SafE family protein: MIDAFIANFGDILPFILIGFGAQMIDGALGMAYGVISSTLLLALGVPPSRASASVHAAETFTTGVSAISHILHKNVDWRLFARLIIPGVIGGVAGAYLLSNIDGAVIKPFVQVYLASIGVYLIWRGFHLPPKARDPKWVAPLGLVGGFMDATGGGGWGPVVTSNLLLQGASPRHTIGTVNSVEFILTLSISITFLFHLGWETFTTYTVGLLIGGVVAAPFGAILARRVAPRVLFTAVGIILTLTSLFGVAKWLGFIG; encoded by the coding sequence ATGATCGACGCCTTCATCGCCAATTTCGGTGACATTTTGCCCTTCATCCTGATCGGCTTCGGCGCGCAGATGATCGATGGCGCGCTCGGCATGGCCTATGGTGTGATCTCCAGCACGCTGCTGCTGGCGCTTGGCGTACCACCCAGCCGCGCTTCGGCCAGCGTCCATGCCGCCGAAACCTTCACCACCGGCGTCTCGGCGATCAGCCATATCCTGCACAAGAATGTCGACTGGCGATTGTTCGCTCGCCTCATCATCCCCGGCGTCATTGGCGGCGTCGCAGGTGCCTATCTCCTCTCCAATATCGACGGGGCGGTCATCAAGCCGTTCGTCCAGGTCTATCTGGCGTCCATCGGCGTCTACCTCATCTGGCGCGGCTTCCATCTGCCGCCCAAGGCGCGCGATCCCAAATGGGTGGCCCCGCTCGGTCTGGTCGGCGGCTTCATGGATGCGACGGGCGGCGGCGGCTGGGGGCCGGTTGTCACCTCCAATTTGCTGCTGCAGGGGGCCAGCCCGCGCCACACGATCGGCACGGTGAACAGCGTCGAATTCATCCTCACCCTCTCGATCAGCATCACCTTCCTGTTCCATCTCGGCTGGGAAACCTTCACCACCTATACGGTCGGATTGCTGATCGGCGGCGTGGTCGCGGCCCCCTTTGGCGCGATCCTTGCCCGCCGCGTGGCCCCCCGCGTCCTGTTCACGGCGGTCGGCATCATCCTGACGCTAACGTCGCTGTTCGGCGTCGCCAAATGGCTTGGATTTATCGGCTAA
- the epsC gene encoding serine O-acetyltransferase EpsC — translation MLRNLISYLDSVKSRDPAPRSRAEILLYPGVWSLGYHRIAHRLYRARLYFLARLVNHLSRFLTGNDIHPGAKIGKRFFIDHGFTVIGETAEIGDDVTLYQNVTLGGTDPANGIAGKRHPTLCDGVIIGSGAQVLGPVTVGARARVGANAVVTKDVAEGATMVGIPARAMLVDVTAYQRDFMPYGTPCSDCFDPEKQKLELLQCEVEQLQKRLAELMVEKQRPSLPDDASLFQERDRA, via the coding sequence ATGTTGCGCAATCTCATTTCCTATCTGGATTCGGTGAAGAGCCGCGATCCTGCGCCCCGCTCCCGCGCGGAAATCCTGCTTTATCCGGGCGTCTGGTCGCTCGGCTATCATCGCATTGCGCATCGGCTCTATCGGGCGCGGCTCTATTTCTTGGCGCGCCTGGTCAACCATCTGTCGCGTTTTCTGACCGGGAACGACATTCATCCCGGTGCGAAGATCGGCAAGCGCTTCTTCATCGACCATGGCTTTACCGTGATCGGCGAGACGGCCGAGATTGGCGACGATGTGACGCTGTATCAGAATGTGACGTTGGGCGGGACCGACCCGGCAAACGGGATTGCGGGCAAGCGGCACCCGACCTTGTGCGATGGCGTGATCATCGGGTCGGGCGCGCAGGTATTGGGGCCAGTGACGGTCGGCGCGCGCGCGCGCGTGGGTGCCAATGCCGTGGTGACCAAGGATGTCGCCGAAGGCGCGACCATGGTCGGCATACCGGCGCGCGCCATGCTGGTCGACGTCACGGCCTATCAGCGTGATTTCATGCCCTATGGCACGCCTTGCTCCGACTGTTTCGATCCCGAAAAGCAGAAGCTGGAGCTGCTGCAGTGCGAGGTCGAGCAGTTGCAGAAGCGGCTGGCCGAATTGATGGTCGAAAAGCAGCGGCCGTCGCTGCCCGATGACGCCAGCCTGTTTCAGGAGCGTGACCGGGCCTGA
- a CDS encoding DUF2794 domain-containing protein, whose protein sequence is MSNVTPFPHSGTGPGERQVGFERLELQRIMDLYGRMVAAGHWRDYAMDMGREAAIFSAFRRTAERPEYRIEKRPALRHRQGMWVLVGEGGQILKRGQDLQNVLAPVERKLMRVVEG, encoded by the coding sequence ATGAGCAATGTGACGCCGTTTCCCCATTCAGGAACGGGGCCGGGCGAGCGCCAGGTGGGGTTCGAGCGGCTGGAGTTGCAGCGGATCATGGACCTCTACGGCCGGATGGTCGCCGCCGGACATTGGCGCGACTATGCGATGGACATGGGGCGCGAGGCCGCGATCTTCAGCGCCTTTCGCCGCACCGCCGAGCGCCCTGAATATCGGATCGAGAAGCGACCCGCGCTGCGCCATCGGCAGGGCATGTGGGTGCTGGTGGGGGAGGGTGGTCAAATCCTCAAGCGCGGGCAGGATCTGCAAAATGTGCTGGCGCCGGTCGAGCGGAAATTGATGCGGGTCGTCGAGGGGTAA
- a CDS encoding NAD(P)H-dependent flavin oxidoreductase has protein sequence MSLPSALEGRLSLPLIGSPMFIISQPELVIAQCRAGIVGAFPSLNARPSGMFEQWLQRLGTELTDADAPFAVNLIVHKSNSRLDEDLDLCVQYQVPIIITSLGAQERVNAAVHSYGGIVLHDVINDRFARKAIEKGADGLIAVAAGAGGHAGTLSPFALVQEIRAWFDGPLALSGSIATGRAIAAARMMGADLGYMGSPFIATTEANADGAYKQMIVDSSAGDIVYSDVFTGVHGNYLRPSIVASGMDPDNLPKATEMDFASMTGGDKKAWRDVWGCGQGIGAIDQVQPAADFIAQLKAQYRSAIDGFTS, from the coding sequence ATGTCCCTGCCGTCTGCGCTCGAAGGCCGCTTGTCGCTGCCGCTGATCGGATCGCCGATGTTCATCATTTCGCAGCCCGAATTGGTGATCGCCCAATGTCGTGCGGGGATTGTCGGTGCCTTTCCGTCGCTCAACGCCCGGCCGTCGGGTATGTTCGAACAGTGGCTGCAACGACTGGGCACGGAATTGACGGACGCGGACGCGCCGTTCGCCGTCAATCTGATCGTCCACAAGAGCAACAGCCGGTTGGACGAGGATCTGGACCTGTGCGTCCAATATCAGGTGCCGATCATCATCACGTCGCTGGGCGCGCAGGAGCGGGTGAATGCGGCGGTGCATAGCTATGGCGGTATCGTGTTGCACGACGTCATCAACGACCGTTTCGCCCGGAAGGCGATCGAGAAGGGAGCCGATGGCCTGATCGCCGTGGCGGCGGGGGCAGGGGGTCATGCCGGTACGTTGTCGCCCTTTGCGCTGGTGCAGGAAATCCGCGCCTGGTTCGATGGGCCGCTGGCGCTGTCGGGGTCGATCGCGACCGGACGCGCGATCGCCGCGGCACGGATGATGGGGGCGGACCTTGGCTATATGGGGTCGCCCTTCATCGCCACGACCGAGGCCAATGCGGATGGTGCCTATAAGCAGATGATCGTGGACAGCAGCGCGGGCGACATCGTCTATTCCGACGTGTTTACCGGCGTCCATGGCAATTATCTGCGCCCCAGCATCGTCGCGTCGGGCATGGACCCGGACAATCTGCCCAAGGCGACCGAAATGGACTTTGCCAGCATGACCGGGGGCGACAAGAAGGCGTGGCGCGACGTGTGGGGATGTGGCCAAGGGATCGGCGCGATTGATCAGGTGCAGCCCGCCGCCGACTTCATCGCGCAGTTGAAGGCGCAATATCGGTCGGCGATCGACGGTTTCACCTCATAG
- a CDS encoding alpha/beta fold hydrolase, translating into MDTPTALTPTSHFFTSLRTRLHYLDWGNSAAPVLILVHGGFDHGRSWDWTARALAKDYHVIAPDLRGHGDSAWSPDGSYMMANYLYDLAQLVDLLDRPPVTIVGHSLGGSIALRYAGLFPDKVQRIVALEGLGLSPDRLKEKAEEASLDVWRQWIDTRRANARRTPRRYATIEAAIGRMRERNEHLSVEQALHLTIHGVNRNEDGSFSWKFDPYLSSAAPQAGSDADLPDFWSRITCPTLLCLGQDSWASNPAKDGRMAHFADARLVEFPDAGHWLHHDQFDRFIAELRAFL; encoded by the coding sequence ATGGACACGCCCACCGCCCTGACCCCGACCTCGCATTTCTTCACCTCGCTCCGCACCCGGCTCCACTATCTCGATTGGGGCAATAGCGCCGCACCGGTCTTGATCCTGGTCCATGGCGGCTTCGATCATGGGCGCAGCTGGGACTGGACGGCACGCGCGCTGGCGAAGGACTATCATGTCATCGCGCCGGACCTGCGCGGCCATGGCGACAGCGCCTGGTCGCCCGACGGCTCCTATATGATGGCCAATTATCTCTATGATCTGGCCCAGCTGGTCGACCTGCTCGACCGCCCGCCCGTCACCATCGTCGGCCACTCGCTCGGCGGATCGATCGCGCTGCGCTATGCGGGCCTGTTCCCGGACAAGGTCCAGCGCATCGTCGCCCTCGAAGGGCTTGGCCTGTCGCCTGATCGGTTGAAGGAAAAGGCCGAGGAAGCATCGCTCGACGTCTGGCGGCAATGGATCGACACGCGCCGCGCCAATGCCCGCCGCACGCCCAGACGCTATGCCACGATCGAGGCTGCGATCGGCCGCATGCGCGAACGCAACGAGCATCTTTCGGTCGAACAGGCCCTTCACCTCACCATCCACGGCGTCAACCGCAATGAGGATGGCAGCTTCAGCTGGAAGTTCGACCCTTATCTCAGCAGCGCCGCGCCGCAGGCGGGCTCAGACGCAGACCTGCCCGATTTCTGGTCGCGCATCACTTGCCCGACCCTGCTGTGTCTGGGGCAGGATAGCTGGGCGTCAAACCCGGCGAAGGACGGCCGCATGGCGCATTTCGCCGATGCGCGGCTGGTCGAATTTCCTGACGCTGGCCACTGGCTGCATCACGACCAGTTCGACCGCTTCATCGCCGAGCTGCGCGCCTTCCTATGA
- a CDS encoding hybrid sensor histidine kinase/response regulator — MNKGLSGYTGNRFELLVQSVTDYAIYMLDADGVVVSWNAGAERFKGYAADEIIGQHFSRFYTPEDQATGIPALALYTADHDGRFEAEGWRVRKDGTQFWANVVIDPIRDAQDGQLLGFAKVTRDLTERRAVQEALRTSEERFRLLVESVTDYAIYMLDPVGTITSWNMGAERFKGYKADEILGQNFARFYSEEDRMAGLPSRALHTAERDGRFEAEGWRIRKDGSRFWANVVIDCIRDSHGQLLGFAKVTRDLTERRESQQALDAARDAIIQTQKMDAIGKLTGGVAHDFNNLLAVIVGSLDLARQRIANGADISRYLDNAMAAAERGATLTQRMLAFARKQELKLQSVDPVALVLGMAELLQTTLGGAIAIETRFPMSLANVHADPAQLELAILNLAVNARDAMPNGGDIIIAAQGWTIEQGDRPDLSPGAYVELSVADNGEGMDAATIERAREPFFTTKGVGKGTGLGLSMVHGFVQQCGGSLTITSQPGEGTTVSLWLPVSQAGPAADIIAPVDYSNNPSVPLVILAVDDDELVLTNTAGMLEDLGHTVFRASNAAEALRMLEQGDVDLVVTDHAMPGMTGAQLADRIDQMRPGLPVVIITGFAELPPHASRRPRLDKPFRQAELARIVATAGHAAAAARTAHLLPPVDGE; from the coding sequence ATGAACAAGGGTCTATCCGGTTATACGGGCAACCGCTTCGAACTGCTGGTTCAGAGCGTTACCGACTATGCGATCTACATGCTGGATGCCGACGGCGTAGTGGTCAGCTGGAATGCGGGCGCGGAGCGGTTCAAGGGCTATGCCGCCGACGAGATTATCGGCCAGCATTTCTCCCGCTTCTACACGCCGGAAGATCAAGCCACCGGCATTCCCGCGCTGGCCCTCTACACCGCCGATCATGATGGCCGGTTCGAAGCCGAAGGCTGGCGCGTCCGCAAGGACGGCACGCAATTTTGGGCCAATGTCGTCATCGACCCCATCCGCGATGCGCAGGACGGCCAATTGCTGGGCTTTGCCAAGGTCACGCGCGACTTGACCGAACGGCGCGCGGTGCAGGAAGCGCTCCGCACCAGCGAGGAGCGGTTTCGCCTGCTGGTCGAAAGCGTCACCGACTATGCCATCTACATGCTCGATCCGGTGGGCACGATCACCAGTTGGAACATGGGGGCCGAACGCTTCAAAGGCTATAAGGCCGACGAAATCCTAGGCCAGAATTTCGCCCGCTTCTATTCGGAAGAGGATCGGATGGCGGGGCTACCCTCGCGCGCGCTCCACACCGCCGAACGCGACGGCCGGTTCGAAGCCGAAGGCTGGCGCATCCGCAAGGATGGATCGCGCTTCTGGGCCAATGTCGTCATCGACTGCATCCGCGATTCCCATGGCCAGTTGCTCGGTTTTGCCAAGGTCACCCGCGACCTGACCGAACGGCGCGAATCGCAACAGGCGCTCGACGCCGCGCGTGATGCCATCATCCAGACGCAGAAGATGGACGCAATCGGCAAGCTGACCGGCGGCGTCGCCCATGATTTCAACAATCTTCTCGCGGTCATCGTCGGCAGCCTCGACCTTGCCCGTCAACGCATCGCGAACGGCGCGGATATCAGCCGCTATCTCGACAATGCCATGGCGGCGGCCGAACGCGGCGCGACGCTGACGCAACGAATGCTGGCCTTCGCCCGCAAACAGGAATTGAAACTGCAGAGCGTCGATCCGGTCGCGCTGGTGCTGGGCATGGCGGAACTGCTGCAAACGACGCTGGGCGGGGCCATCGCCATCGAAACCCGCTTCCCGATGTCGCTTGCCAATGTCCATGCCGACCCGGCGCAGCTCGAACTCGCCATCTTGAACCTCGCGGTCAATGCGCGCGATGCCATGCCCAATGGCGGCGACATCATCATCGCGGCGCAAGGCTGGACCATCGAACAGGGCGACCGGCCAGACCTGTCGCCTGGCGCCTATGTCGAGCTGTCGGTCGCCGACAATGGCGAAGGCATGGACGCCGCCACGATCGAGCGCGCCCGCGAACCCTTTTTCACGACCAAGGGCGTCGGCAAGGGCACCGGCCTTGGCCTGTCGATGGTCCATGGCTTCGTCCAGCAATGCGGCGGATCGCTCACTATCACCAGCCAACCGGGCGAAGGCACGACCGTCTCGCTCTGGCTCCCCGTGTCGCAGGCTGGTCCCGCCGCCGACATCATAGCGCCCGTCGATTACAGCAATAACCCCAGCGTCCCCCTCGTCATCCTTGCGGTGGATGATGACGAACTGGTGCTGACCAACACCGCTGGCATGTTGGAGGATCTGGGCCATACCGTGTTCCGCGCATCGAACGCCGCCGAAGCCTTGCGGATGCTGGAGCAAGGCGATGTCGATCTGGTGGTCACCGACCATGCCATGCCGGGCATGACCGGCGCGCAGCTTGCCGACAGGATCGATCAGATGCGGCCGGGATTGCCGGTCGTCATCATCACCGGTTTCGCCGAATTGCCACCCCATGCCAGCCGCCGCCCGCGCCTCGACAAGCCGTTCCGGCAGGCCGAACTGGCACGGATCGTCGCCACCGCCGGACATGCCGCCGCCGCCGCGCGCACGGCCCATCTCCTGCCGCCGGTCGACGGCGAATAG
- a CDS encoding sugar kinase gives MGEGVTVTVIGEAMLELSRGTGDSWNLRYGGDVINTAVHLARSGDRVRLASAMGSDPMSAELCAAWEAEGVDTSLVLRAADRLPGLYAIETDASGERSFHYWRSEAAARRMFVLPGSAAMVAAAAQSDLLYFSLITLAILPDEGREALLDLCAAVRARGGKVAFDGNYRARLWDDAATARHWRDRAIALADIGLPTLADEVEMGEADDAQDAATRWGAGEGREIIVKLGGDGCLVDGQIVPIPRSLDVVDSSGAGDAFNGGYLHARLGGATPADAALAGHRLAGWNIGRRGAIPPKDADAPY, from the coding sequence ATGGGCGAGGGTGTGACGGTCACAGTGATTGGCGAAGCCATGCTGGAACTGAGCCGGGGGACGGGCGACAGCTGGAACCTGCGCTATGGCGGCGATGTCATCAATACGGCCGTGCATCTGGCCCGGTCGGGCGACAGGGTTCGGCTGGCAAGCGCGATGGGCAGCGACCCGATGAGCGCCGAGCTGTGTGCGGCATGGGAGGCCGAGGGCGTGGATACCTCGCTCGTGCTGCGCGCTGCCGACCGGCTGCCCGGCCTCTATGCGATCGAGACGGATGCGAGCGGGGAACGCAGCTTCCATTATTGGCGCAGCGAAGCGGCGGCACGGCGGATGTTCGTGCTGCCCGGCAGCGCGGCGATGGTCGCGGCGGCGGCGCAATCGGACCTGCTCTATTTCTCGCTGATCACGCTTGCCATCCTGCCCGATGAAGGGCGGGAGGCGTTGCTGGACCTGTGCGCGGCGGTGCGGGCGCGGGGCGGCAAGGTTGCCTTCGACGGCAATTACCGCGCGCGCCTGTGGGACGATGCGGCCACTGCGCGGCACTGGCGCGACCGGGCGATTGCGCTGGCCGATATTGGCCTGCCGACGCTGGCGGACGAAGTCGAGATGGGCGAGGCGGATGATGCGCAGGATGCCGCGACCCGCTGGGGCGCGGGTGAGGGCCGGGAGATCATCGTCAAGTTGGGCGGCGATGGCTGCCTGGTCGACGGGCAGATCGTACCCATTCCCCGATCGCTGGACGTCGTGGATTCAAGCGGCGCGGGCGATGCCTTCAACGGCGGCTATCTGCACGCCCGACTGGGCGGGGCGACACCGGCGGACGCCGCGCTGGCCGGGCATCGGCTGGCCGGATGGAATATCGGACGGCGGGGCGCGATCCCGCCAAAGGATGCTGACGCGCCTTATTAA
- a CDS encoding response regulator transcription factor: protein MTSERLLLIVEDDEAFARTLKRSFERRGYSVLLADSLESVNARLADHRPGFAVVDLKLGPQSGLACVQALHAHYPAMLIVVLTGFASIATAVDAIKLGATHYLAKPSNTDDIEAAFARSGGDPDTPLAPRPTSIKTLEWEHIHEALKDSDFNISEAARRLGMHRRTLARKLAKRQVG, encoded by the coding sequence ATGACGTCTGAACGGCTGTTGCTGATCGTCGAGGATGACGAAGCTTTCGCCCGCACGCTCAAACGCTCGTTCGAGCGGCGCGGCTATAGCGTCCTGCTCGCCGACAGCCTGGAATCGGTCAACGCCCGCCTCGCCGACCACCGCCCCGGCTTTGCCGTCGTCGATCTCAAGCTCGGCCCCCAGTCCGGCCTCGCCTGCGTTCAGGCGCTGCACGCCCATTACCCCGCGATGCTCATCGTCGTGCTGACCGGTTTTGCGAGCATCGCGACCGCCGTGGACGCGATCAAGCTGGGCGCCACCCATTATCTCGCCAAACCGTCCAACACCGACGACATAGAGGCCGCCTTCGCCCGCTCCGGCGGCGATCCCGACACCCCGCTCGCCCCCCGCCCGACGTCGATCAAGACGCTGGAATGGGAGCATATCCACGAAGCGCTCAAAGACAGCGACTTCAACATCTCCGAAGCCGCCCGCCGTCTGGGCATGCATCGCCGCACCCTGGCCCGCAAACTGGCCAAGCGCCAGGTTGGTTGA